The following coding sequences lie in one Anomaloglossus baeobatrachus isolate aAnoBae1 chromosome 7, aAnoBae1.hap1, whole genome shotgun sequence genomic window:
- the PDIA2 gene encoding protein disulfide-isomerase A2: MRWSHLLFGLLLGLYVKAEDAANATSAESSSAEKTEELLEEENVLVLHQKNFDTALKTYKYLLVEFYAPWCGHCQELAPKYSQAAATLKEKTSEARLAKVDATEEKELSDEIGVSGYPTLKLFQNGNRTGHIDYGGRRDTEGLVRWMLRRMEPAAAVVETVSAAEELIKAHENTVIGFFKDPEDADLKLFNEVASNTVDFTFGVAHKQEIFDKFGVTGDSVVFFKSPDGKYEYQGDEELGFDKDELVKFLMVNTMDLVVEYNDQTSEKIFAAKIPNHLLLFINKTVDDQLQLLENFRQAAPDFKGKILFVVIDSAGPHAGVLEYFGLTNEDIPTIRLINIDQVKKFAFKADKITAETVKEFCQGVLDGQIKQNLLSEEIPEDWDKKPVKVLVGKNFEEVAYDETKNVFVEFYAPWCTHCKELEPIWEELGEKYKDHENVVIAKIDGTANEIDGLRVRGYPNLRFFPAGPERKMIEYTKNRTVDLFSKFLDSGGVLPQDEEEKIIEDLKAGQNDIKVEDVIPEKSKDEL, from the exons ATGAGGTGGTCCCATCTGCTCTTCGGCCTCCTTTTGGGCCTCTACGTCAAAGCGGAAGACGCCGCCAACGCCACCTCCGCCGAGTCCTCCAGCGCGGAGAAGACGGAAGAGCTCCTGGAAGAGGAGAACGTGCTGGTCCTCCACCAGAAGAACTTCGACACTGCCCTCAAGACATACAAGTACCTGCTGGTGGAATTCT ATGCCCCATGGTGCGGCCACTGCCAGGAGCTGGCCCCGAAATATAGCCAGGCGGCAGCAACCCTGAAGGAGAAGACATCCGAGGCGCGGCTCGCCAAGGTGGACGCCACCGAGGAGAAGGAGCTCAGCGACGAGATCGGGGTCAGCGGATATCCGACATTAAAGCTCTTCCAAAATGGAAACCGAACCGGTCACATCGACTATGGAG GCAGGAGAGACACTGAGGGCCTCGTCAGATGGATGCTGAGGAGGATGGAACCTGCGGCCGCAGTGGTGGAGACCGTATCAGCCGCTGAGGAGCTTATCAAAGCTCACGAGAATACAGTGATTGGATTCTTCAAG gATCCTGAAGATGCCGACCTAAAGTTATTCAACGAGGTGGCGTCAAACACTGTAGACTTCACCTTCGGCGTTGCCCACAAACAAGAAATATTTGATAAGTTCGGAGTTACTGGAGACAGCGTCGTCTTCTTCAAGAGT CCTGACGGGAAATACGAATATCAGGGAGACGAGGAGCTGGGCTTCGACAAAGACGAGCTGGTAAAGTTCCTTATGGTCAACACTATGGACCTAGTGGTTGAATACAATGATCAG ACATCAGAAAAAATCTTTGCTGCCAAAATTCCCAATCACTTACTGCTCTTTATAAATAAGACCGTTGACGATCAACTTCAACTTTTGGAGAATTTCCGCCAGGCAGCACCTGATTTTAAAGGGAAG ATTTTATTTGTGGTGATTGATTCTGCCGGGCCGCACGCCGGGGTCCTGGAGTATTTTGGACTCACCAATGAAGATATTCCCACCATCCGTCTAATCAACATCGATCAGGTGAAGAAATTTGCCTTCAAAGCCGACAAAATAACGGCCGAGACGGTCAAAGAATTTTGCCAGGGCGTACTCGACGGTCAAATAAAG CAAAATCTGTTAAGTGAAGAAATTCCTGAAGACTGGGACAAGAAGCCTGTGAAGGTTCTGGTGGGAAAGAATTTCGAAGAAGTTGCGTACGACGAGACTAAGAACGTATTTGTGGAATTCT ACGCGCCTTGGTGTACTCACTGTAAGGAGCTAGAACCCATCTGGGAGGAGCTGGGAGAAAAATACAAGGACCATGAAAATGTCGTCATCGCTAAAATAGACGGCACCGCAAACGAAATCGATGGGCTGAGAGTAAGAGGCTATCCGAACCTGAGGTTCTTCCCAGCAGGACCAGAGCGAAAG ATGATTGAGTACACAAAGAATAGGACCGTGGATCTGTTTTCTAAGTTTCTCGATAGCGGTGGAGTGCTGCCACAGGACGAAGAAGAAAAG atAATAGAAGATTTGAAGGCAGGACAAAACGATATTAAAGTAGAAGATGTAATTCCTGAGAAGTCCAAAGACGAACTGTAG